Proteins from one Malaya genurostris strain Urasoe2022 chromosome 2, Malgen_1.1, whole genome shotgun sequence genomic window:
- the LOC131428695 gene encoding uncharacterized protein LOC131428695, translating to MIALAQRIWYRYQTSPVVISMDRNMYFWNTSFPSVTVCSRQRIDEQKVHEYVQQHPEKFVNPTDEEDFSEFITKLANATYDTFLELPMHKTYGIPSEQYLELIQNLSLNFLPQISSGTTLPLLDQTTITELGICLSVNSKIAEYSSFQYWSDNRWDLLPWPTTAVVHPLDGEVYGQLIKLDSSYEVYFHGYMEVPEIAKRRYLFLEAYYTTVELLALELITSPSAGQ from the coding sequence ATGATCGCTTTGGCCCAACGTATTTGGTATCGTTACCAAACGTCACCGGTcgtcatttcgatggatcgtAATATGTATTTCTGGAACACTAGTTTTCCAAGCGTTACTGTTTGCTCCCGTCAAAGGATTGACGAACAAAAGGTCCACGAATATGTTCAGCAGCATCCGGAAAAATTCGTGAATCCAACCGACGAAGAAGACTTCAGTGAATTCATCACTAAATTGGCGAATGCTACATATGACACGTTCTTGGAACTGCCCATGCACAAAACTTATGGAATACCATCGGAGCAGTATTTGGAATTGATCCAAAatttgtcactcaattttcttcctCAAATCAGCAGTGGAACCACCTTGCCCTTACTCGACCAGACAACTATTACCGAACTGGGGATATGTCTGTCGGTGAACTCTAAGATAGCAGAATACAGTTCGTTTCAATACTGGTCCGATAACCGGTGGGATTTACTGCCTTGGCCAACTACTGCTGTTGTTCATCCCTTGGATGGTGAAGTATATGGCCAATTGATCAAGCTCGATAGTTCGTACGAAGTGTACTTTCACGGTTACATGGAAGTTCCCGAGATAGCAAAGCGAAGATATCTATTCCTAGAGGCGTACTACACTACAGTGGAACTACTTGCACTCGAACTCATTACGTCACCCTCGGCTGGACAGTAA
- the LOC131432816 gene encoding uncharacterized protein LOC131432816: MSAEKIEWLKNENQKVNDEISMHKKKQEELRCRVKQLTENLNKRSNQLEAIKKRCEETKLQLTELMANEKKIIAIHEIEKSRYSKIRQAIEDHKAAIDGVTNRNIDKNVHCVNKPSAISPNLLSYNRCCREYQLDEKERNLTDRKSSLAKREQDLVIKRNHNSARIVRLRKLLQTSEAKRALRKEQLTAVKSKVNRRY, encoded by the exons ATGAGTGCTGAAAAAATCGAATGGCTAAAAAATGAGAATCAAAAGGTTAACG ATGAAATTAGTATGCACAAGAAGAAACAAGAAGAACTAAGATGCAGGGTTAAACAGCTCACGGAAAATCTCAATAAACGTAGTAATCAGCTGGAAGCAATCAAAAAACGTTGCGAG gaAACAAAATTACAACTGACAGAGCTAATGGCTAATGAGAAGAAAATTATTGCTATTCATGAAATCGAGAAATCTCGGTACTCTAAAATTCGGCAAGCTATTGAAGACCATAAGGCCGCTATAGATGGGGTGACGAACAGGAACATAG ataaaaatgtccattgtgTGAATAAACCCTCAGCGATATCTCCGAATCTACTTTCCTATAATCGTTGCTGTCGTGAGTACCAGTTAGACGAAAAAGAACGGAATCTGACCGACCGGAAATCATCGCTTGCGAAACGTGAACAGGATTTGGTTATCAAACGAAATCATAATTCGGCGCGGATAGTTCGGCTTAGAAAATTGCTACAAACTAGTGAAGCGAAACGTGCACTGCGTAAAGAACAGTTGACTGCAGTCAAGTCCAAAGTTAACCGTCGTTACTAG